The Chryseobacterium scophthalmum genome has a window encoding:
- a CDS encoding glycosyltransferase family protein gives MKICLISFDFWHYDEHIVNKLKEKGVEAYHINIGAFTHKNFGARVKNAMSKVFIGKNLKHEKRQNFIIDSLKKIGKQDQILVINPEGIEEHVHEVIRKYADRNIAYLYDSMSRNPAQHILHFFDTIFSFDDEDVKEHGFKKITNYNYLKHCPSEEQNPNLDLFYITSYDAQRLQKLNLLINQIDNLNINFKTIVAGKKSWKNKIAQIVDSKNINIIKFRTKNIPQQSLPKLYKNTKVILDLQRDNQMGLSFRIFEAMALEKKFITDNRTIKNYDFYNPENILILNDDFTNIEKSFFETDYQKLPDDIYYKYTLDNWVNTVFNLS, from the coding sequence ATGAAAATTTGTTTAATCAGTTTTGATTTTTGGCATTATGATGAACATATCGTAAATAAACTGAAAGAAAAAGGTGTAGAAGCGTACCACATCAACATCGGGGCTTTTACGCACAAAAACTTTGGGGCAAGGGTGAAAAATGCGATGAGCAAAGTTTTTATTGGAAAAAATCTGAAGCACGAAAAAAGACAAAATTTCATCATCGATTCTCTGAAAAAAATAGGAAAACAGGATCAAATATTAGTCATCAATCCTGAAGGTATAGAAGAGCATGTGCACGAAGTGATCAGAAAATATGCAGACCGAAATATTGCCTATTTATATGACAGCATGTCGAGAAACCCTGCTCAACATATTTTACATTTTTTTGATACCATTTTCTCTTTTGATGATGAAGATGTAAAAGAACATGGATTTAAAAAAATAACCAATTACAATTATCTAAAACACTGCCCTTCTGAAGAGCAAAATCCAAATCTAGATCTTTTTTACATCACTTCGTATGATGCGCAGCGATTACAGAAACTTAATCTTTTAATCAACCAAATTGACAATTTAAACATTAATTTTAAAACGATTGTGGCCGGAAAGAAAAGCTGGAAAAATAAGATTGCACAGATTGTTGATTCTAAAAATATCAATATCATTAAGTTCAGAACCAAAAATATTCCTCAACAATCATTACCAAAACTATACAAAAACACAAAAGTGATCCTTGATCTTCAGCGAGATAATCAAATGGGGCTAAGTTTCCGTATTTTTGAGGCGATGGCTTTGGAGAAAAAATTTATTACTGATAATCGCACCATTAAAAATTACGATTTTTATAATCCTGAAAATATTTTGATTCTTAATGATGATTTCACTAATATTGAAAAGTCTTTTTTTGAAACCGATTATCAAAAGCTTCCGGACGACATTTATTACAAATACACCCTGGATAATTGGGTGAATACTGTTTTTAATTTGAGCTAA
- a CDS encoding glycosyltransferase family 2 protein, with product MSEKISIIIPYYKGEDYIHETLKSVYDQTYPDFEVIIVNDGSERAVLDLIETNEAFKNLKIIHQENQGQSSARNNGVKSATGKYILFLDCDDLIDKTFLEKTHQILSKNKEVRICYTKGKFFEKTDKEWVLQPFNTFDFLIENCIPITALIYKEDFEKVGGFDTQLNYYEDWDFWISLVEIGIKVHKIDEFLFFYRIRNTTDSLTNTSIDNSSRLSDNFFEIYKKHYTFYKQNGLDFHNIMSLIRENKKYKAKYYNEWYRKLMYQFFKPKKYQKIYKN from the coding sequence ATGAGCGAGAAAATTTCTATCATTATTCCTTACTACAAAGGTGAAGACTATATTCATGAAACCTTAAAAAGTGTTTATGATCAAACTTATCCGGATTTTGAAGTAATTATTGTGAATGATGGTTCTGAACGTGCCGTTTTAGATTTAATTGAAACAAACGAAGCTTTTAAAAATTTAAAAATCATTCATCAGGAAAACCAAGGACAATCTTCTGCCAGAAACAATGGTGTGAAATCTGCCACAGGAAAATATATTCTCTTTCTGGATTGCGATGATCTTATCGACAAAACATTTTTAGAAAAAACACATCAGATTCTTTCAAAAAATAAAGAAGTAAGAATCTGCTATACAAAAGGTAAATTCTTCGAAAAAACAGATAAAGAATGGGTTTTGCAGCCGTTCAACACCTTTGATTTCTTAATTGAAAACTGCATTCCGATTACTGCGCTTATCTATAAAGAAGATTTTGAAAAAGTGGGTGGTTTTGATACTCAATTAAACTACTACGAAGATTGGGATTTCTGGATTTCTTTAGTCGAAATCGGCATAAAAGTTCATAAAATTGATGAGTTTTTATTTTTCTACAGAATCAGAAATACAACAGATTCGCTGACCAATACAAGCATCGATAACAGCTCGAGACTGTCTGATAATTTCTTTGAGATTTATAAAAAACATTATACTTTTTACAAACAAAACGGATTAGATTTTCATAACATTATGAGCTTAATCCGTGAGAATAAAAAGTATAAAGCCAAATATTACAATGAATGGTACAGAAAATTGATGTATCAGTTTTTTAAGCCTAAAAAATATCAGAAAATTTATAAAAATTAA
- a CDS encoding glycosyltransferase family 2 protein, whose amino-acid sequence MTKTSVALCTYNGEKFIREQIDSILNQSLKIDEIVVCDDGSTDQTKNILSEYENKFPNIFKIHFNEKNLRSVKNFEKAISLCSGEIIFLSDQDDVWENNKVKIFSDFFENNQSIDVVCSNGFIIDENSSQQNLYTVWDAPNFLSENKKEINYFKIFATIGNFATGASMAIRKSFINQILPFPTVEGLHHDEWIALVSSEQKTFAFLNDKLLSYRIHSAQQVGGISYSKDKASKEKLINRFDYAKKPKIFRDFKIKLRTLNDKERKLSTYLENDSNEHVKKFLKEVQHEKSALYQKLKSEHFTLFLFFKYFYR is encoded by the coding sequence ATGACAAAAACTTCTGTTGCACTTTGTACGTATAACGGCGAAAAATTTATCCGTGAGCAAATTGATTCTATTCTTAACCAATCTTTGAAAATAGATGAAATTGTAGTGTGCGACGATGGATCAACAGATCAAACCAAGAATATTTTATCGGAATACGAAAATAAGTTTCCAAATATTTTCAAAATTCATTTCAATGAAAAAAATTTACGAAGTGTAAAAAACTTTGAAAAAGCCATTTCACTTTGTAGCGGCGAAATTATATTTTTAAGCGATCAGGATGATGTTTGGGAAAACAATAAAGTGAAAATTTTCAGTGATTTTTTTGAAAATAACCAAAGTATTGATGTTGTATGCTCAAACGGATTTATTATCGATGAAAACAGTTCGCAACAAAATCTGTATACTGTTTGGGATGCCCCCAATTTTTTAAGCGAAAACAAAAAAGAAATCAACTATTTTAAAATTTTTGCAACCATTGGAAACTTTGCAACAGGAGCTTCAATGGCTATCAGAAAATCATTTATTAATCAGATTTTGCCCTTTCCAACGGTTGAGGGTTTACATCACGACGAGTGGATTGCATTGGTTTCTTCTGAACAGAAAACGTTTGCTTTTCTAAATGATAAACTCCTCTCCTATCGTATTCACAGCGCACAGCAAGTCGGAGGAATTTCTTATTCTAAAGATAAGGCTTCTAAAGAAAAACTGATCAACCGTTTTGATTATGCTAAAAAACCTAAGATCTTCAGAGATTTTAAAATAAAGCTGAGAACGCTTAATGATAAAGAAAGAAAACTTTCTACTTATCTTGAAAATGATTCTAATGAACATGTAAAGAAGTTCTTGAAAGAAGTTCAGCATGAAAAATCAGCTTTATACCAAAAATTAAAATCTGAGCATTTTACTCTTTTCTTATTCTTTAAATATTTTTACCGATGA
- a CDS encoding glycosyltransferase family 4 protein codes for MKKNILIDVERLKYPRSGIANVCISLIRGLDEKLCHFNYTLYGPEKNIPATQSDFKVINWKFWQKKIKINTSPFSLIHVTHQLSDYFHSKKSNQKKVVTLHDLNFLHDKSSARKIEKSKKLVQKNIGNADAIVCISEFVKDDFLKNKHFFTLKNDVKVDVIYNGLTFPENETFSSEKKYEFIGRKFILNIGVLFPKKNQEVLLNLITGNERELVLITSSTKSEYKEKFLEKVKKLGLEKKVHILENVENNEKYFLLQNCESYCHPSLAEGFGIPPVEAMHFGKPVFLSNLTSLPEIGGDLAFYFNDFSSDSMKKIYDEGIEKFNAAQENYIVKLKERASKFSYKIMAESYEGLYKRLLD; via the coding sequence ATGAAAAAGAATATTCTTATCGATGTTGAGAGACTTAAATATCCAAGATCAGGAATTGCAAATGTTTGCATTTCATTAATCAGAGGATTAGACGAAAAATTGTGCCATTTCAATTACACTCTTTACGGACCAGAGAAAAATATTCCGGCAACTCAGTCTGATTTTAAGGTCATTAACTGGAAGTTTTGGCAGAAAAAAATTAAAATAAATACTTCGCCTTTTTCATTAATTCATGTAACACATCAGTTATCAGATTATTTTCATTCTAAAAAATCAAATCAGAAAAAAGTTGTTACACTGCACGATTTAAATTTTCTTCATGATAAAAGTTCTGCCAGAAAAATTGAGAAATCTAAGAAACTTGTTCAGAAAAATATAGGAAATGCAGATGCTATCGTCTGTATTTCAGAATTTGTAAAGGATGATTTCCTTAAAAATAAACATTTTTTTACCCTAAAAAACGATGTAAAAGTTGACGTGATATATAATGGATTAACTTTTCCTGAAAACGAAACCTTTAGTTCTGAAAAAAAATATGAGTTTATCGGCAGAAAATTTATTCTCAATATTGGGGTGCTTTTCCCAAAGAAGAATCAGGAAGTTTTGCTCAATCTTATCACTGGAAATGAAAGAGAATTGGTTTTAATCACTTCTTCTACAAAATCTGAATACAAAGAAAAATTCCTTGAAAAAGTTAAAAAATTAGGTTTAGAAAAGAAGGTTCATATTCTTGAAAATGTAGAGAATAATGAAAAATATTTTCTGCTTCAAAATTGCGAATCATATTGTCATCCGTCATTGGCAGAAGGTTTTGGAATTCCGCCGGTGGAAGCAATGCATTTTGGAAAGCCTGTTTTCCTAAGTAATTTAACCAGTCTTCCGGAAATTGGAGGGGATTTGGCTTTTTACTTTAATGATTTTTCGTCTGATTCTATGAAGAAAATCTATGATGAAGGAATTGAAAAATTTAATGCAGCTCAGGAAAATTATATTGTGAAATTGAAAGAAAGAGCTTCAAAATTCAGTTATAAAATCATGGCTGAATCTTATGAAGGATTATACAAAAGACTGTTAGATTAA